In one Deltaproteobacteria bacterium genomic region, the following are encoded:
- a CDS encoding 3-hydroxyacyl-CoA dehydrogenase family protein — protein MNVEQIKNVAVIGAGNMGHQIAALLAIHGYETRCMDTDRKVLEKAETFFTGYLDKQVNEGRLSEKEAQKAAAKLHVTQDLEKAVVPADFVIEAIVEMLDVKRKLFSKMDKLAPKHAILATNSSYIVSSKIADATSRPDKVCNMHFFNPALVMKLVEVVKGEHVSEETAEVAYQLIEKIGKKPVMLNKEVEGFLINRIVRVIRFEAYWLHEMGIASIEDIDSACVHGLGHPMGPFRLNDLVGLDLTYTMATEKFKSTGNPVDLPYTSLVKKYAQGKFGRKTGEGWYTYPNE, from the coding sequence ATGAACGTAGAACAGATAAAAAATGTTGCGGTAATCGGTGCGGGAAACATGGGGCACCAGATTGCAGCATTGCTGGCTATCCACGGATATGAAACCCGGTGCATGGATACGGATCGAAAGGTACTGGAAAAAGCGGAAACCTTTTTCACCGGCTATTTGGATAAGCAGGTTAATGAGGGCAGATTGAGCGAAAAGGAGGCGCAAAAAGCGGCAGCCAAACTACACGTTACCCAGGATCTCGAAAAAGCGGTCGTGCCGGCGGATTTTGTCATCGAGGCAATCGTAGAGATGTTGGACGTGAAGCGCAAACTGTTTTCAAAAATGGACAAACTGGCGCCGAAACATGCCATTCTCGCCACAAACAGTTCCTATATCGTCAGTTCCAAAATCGCAGATGCCACGTCCAGACCCGACAAAGTCTGCAACATGCATTTTTTCAACCCGGCCTTGGTCATGAAACTGGTGGAGGTCGTGAAAGGTGAACATGTATCCGAAGAGACGGCAGAGGTGGCCTATCAATTGATTGAAAAAATAGGGAAAAAACCGGTAATGCTAAACAAGGAAGTCGAAGGGTTTCTAATAAACCGAATCGTACGCGTCATACGCTTCGAAGCCTATTGGCTTCACGAAATGGGAATTGCCAGTATTGAAGATATTGACAGCGCCTGCGTTCACGGTCTTGGCCATCCCATGGGCCCCTTCAGATTAAACGATCTTGTCGGTCTCGACCTGACCTATACCATGGCCACGGAAAAATTTAAGAGCACGGGAAACCCGGTCGATCTGCCTTACACCAGCTTGGTTAAAAAATATGC